A window of Fusarium verticillioides 7600 chromosome 7, whole genome shotgun sequence genomic DNA:
GTGGGTGAAGGGAACTTGTAACCAGCTGTGGGGGCACTGTGGTCAGGCCTCAACTTATTGTCTGCTTTTGTGGCTGGCTCATCTCTCAGTGGTGGTCTGTTGACCTTGCGGTCTGGTCTGTTGTGGGTGAATCGGGTCTTGGtaggaagaggaggacgagacTGGGTTGGGATAGAGTAAAGAAGACTATCCAGAATACCAGCCAGAGGCCGCCCCTCAGGGTTGTTCGGGTCAAGCATTTCGAAGGATGGGGGCTTTGAGAGAGGTTTGAGAAGAAATGAATATGTCGAGCGGACTCGGAGAATCGGTTTGATAATTGTCTGAGTGTTGGAGAGGTAAAATATGGACATGTCATCCTAAAAGGCATCATTTTATAATACTTGGGTGTAAGTTTTGATCAAAGTTCCCTTGTTTGCCCTACCTTATTCCATTAACCAATTATTGAGGAGCAGCTCACGGCTGTGTTCAAAGTTGGGTTCTCGAGTTCTCCGAAGCTTCAATACGCCTTGGGAGTATCGAAGGAAGCTTTTACAAGTGGTTCCGAAGAAACTATATAAGTCCTCCGGCTGACCCAGGAGACTTTGAGTCATCGAGTTCCACGAAATTCTCCCTCCAAATCGGTTATACTTTTCGACTTTTGGTCAAAAGCTCCCTCACCTCGGCCATACCAATACTCAGGCTGTCCCAAATCTAACCCACAACTCTTATTCTCTGCAGTTCACCAGATCATCAGAGCATTCGATCTCTCACCAATCATCCACTACCATCACCATGTCACCCTTGCCAGACAAAATCAACCCGCGTAACTGGCATCAACTCCTGGCTCGGCAAGATGAGGGGAGCGGCTACTACCATCCACATCCCTCCGACGGCGAATATGGCGTAGCCGATCACTCAACCGGACTCACCTGGTGGTCGGACCCAGCGACCACGCAACAACGCATCGCGGTCTTCGCGATAGTGACGGGCGTTCTGGTTGCAATCATCTTTGTTATGTTCCTCAAAATTCGCAAGCTAAAAAGGATGGTACCATTGGTTTAAGCTGATTGAGGATCATGATGTTTCTGTAAGTGGACTTTTCTTCACAGTCTATGTGTTATTGGGCTAATATCTTCTTCAGGTCAGACGTGATGCGGAATGGGGCCCATCTTTTCTCTGTCTGATGACGGATATACATCACCTCATCACAGCACCCTATTGCTTAGAGATTATCGTTGGGTTGCTCTCACTCCCTTTGCCAGGTCCCGTCCTCGAAAAGTCTTGTTCAAAATATAGTGGGAAGCATGAGATGGAAGTAGGGGTTCTATCGAAAGACTCAACTCTAGCTCTGAATACAATTAATAATTGTCCCACAAATCCTTAACGTATCCCTCCGTCAACCGTTCATCCTCTCCGTAAACCTCTTGCCATCCTGAGAATCCCCTGTCCAGCACAAACACATCTTGACCGCTCTCTCCCTTGGGGTCTTCACCCATAGACTTCAAAAGACCATCCCTCTCACGCAGATACTTGAGTGCCGCACTCGGACCCCGCTGTTGACTCAGTGCGCAGTGAAATACAACTGTCTTTTTGTCCTTCAGACGACGGACCAGAGTTGGCATCATGGCGTCGAGAGTGTGTGCGGGGATATTTGTTGAGCCCTTGATATGTCCACCAATGTAATCTTGAAAAGTCAGTCACAGAATCAAGTGGaaccgagaagaagtcttctTTTTCGGAAAAGAGTTTGAATGCCAACTCACCATTATCACGAACATCGATAACAGCGAATGTGGGATCTGTGGCGTTGACttcctcgaggatcttctcagAGAGGGATTTGGCTGAGAGCCGCTTGAGTGAAGCGATTGTTGTCATTGGGCGAGCCTGTGTACGAAAAGGCGCGGCTATTCTTTGTAAGATTCGCATGCGGGAGTGAGGTTGAGTAGGTACTTTGGGAAAAGGTACCCGAAATGGatcaagatgaggctcaTGTAGATCTGATTGAGGTGGAGCTAAATTTACTTTTTGGTCCTTGGCGGCAGAACCCCACGTGCGTGACCAATTCTCggagaacaagaaacatcaagCTTTGATGGGATATCAAGCTAAACTCAATAAATGATATTCTAAACTTATACCAAGTCATCCAAGTCTCGTTATCGCTTAGGGCCGAcgtcctgagttttctttcctccccctctCTGCCACTCTGTTACGAATCAAAGATGGACATCCCTTAACTCTGAGGAGCGAAATATTGAGAGCAAGACCCATCAAAGTTGATTGGGGCATACTGTGATTGATTAACGAAACCGGTTTGGTCTCAAAGAGGGTTTGCTTCTGTTGAGAGGACACCTCAGTTCTTTGCCATCCTATCTACAAAGCTCGCTAAGATAGCAACAAGACTTCCTCGAGAGTCAATTAGTTCAGCGCCCCTATCTCACACAAAAATATAGTACATAGCGTTATCATACTATTCAAGGAGGACAGCTCCCTTTTGAACCGtaatcaacaacaacatggCAAGCAAGAAATGTTCATCGTACCGTGTAAGTGATTGCGGTGTCGTTACCCTGTAGTGACAccaaaacaaacaagatcCCAGCTCCCACCCCTGTAGAATGACATATGACGCACCAAACGACAGGGGCTATTAGCTGACCATTGATCAATTCCGCACTGGCACAAAACTGGACTACAAACCCACCAACTAGACTAACAAACTACCCGCTCAACCAAACCTTCTTCTGTTGTTCTAGGCTCTAGACTGTTTGTTTTCATGACCCCTTTGTCAATTGTACGCTTGTTATGACCATCTCCGTTTGTATGCGACTGCCGCAAACGATTCGTACCGTAAAAAACACTGTCAACTCGCTGCGACCACTTTCTTTATCTTGCACCAGCAACTCAACATTTACCCTGCGACGATACAGACTGTACTCTACTGCAAAGATGGGCTCACAACCGGAGAAGGACAATGGACGTGTAGATCTTCGCCCTGAGGAAGTAATTGGAGATCTGGGTTTCACGCCCATGGTCAAAGTCGCCGACCCATGGACTGTTGACAAGGTGGTCAAGGAGATTCCTGGTGGTGCGCCTACTGAAGAGTCGTCTTCGCTGCTCCCTTTCTTTCACATGCTCGAACGACTCAAGACTACCAAGCGAGAAGGATGGAGGCGATTTGGTATCTCTAGGTAAGGAAATTGGTGTCTGACTTCAAGATGTCACTAACATGCGACAGAGGAGAGTCTATCGCCGACCACATGTATCGCATGTCTCTAATCTCCATGTTTGCGCCTCCCTCTCTCGCCCCGAAGCTCGACCTTCCCAAGTGCATGAAGATGTGTCTTATTCACGACATGGCGGAGCTTCTTGTCGGCGACATCACACCCGTCGACGGCGTTCCCAAGCCCGAGAAGAGCCGACGCGAAGCGGAGACAATGGACTTTTTGACCAA
This region includes:
- a CDS encoding hydrolase-HD superfamily protein; translated protein: MTISVCMRLPQTIRTVKNTVNSLRPLSLSCTSNSTFTLRRYRLYSTAKMGSQPEKDNGRVDLRPEEVIGDLGFTPMVKVADPWTVDKVVKEIPGGAPTEESSSLLPFFHMLERLKTTKREGWRRFGISRGESIADHMYRMSLISMFAPPSLAPKLDLPKCMKMCLIHDMAELLVGDITPVDGVPKPEKSRREAETMDFLTKNLLRNVAGGTTGEDIRAIWQEYEDSETLDSHFVHDVDKMELLLQMVEYEKRGEGKVDLGEFAYVATRMTLPEMKAWGQEVLKEREAFWGSKEHVHGEQGVNGGVTTERKGQQDNYYNKD